The genomic region TTGTTGCCAATATTAGTAACATGCTGGTTCCTGTTTGGCAGATATTTTGCTAACATTTGTTTTTGTTGCTAACATTAGTAACATCAGTTTGGGGGGAATGAGAAGAGTTTTCTATTTCTCTCAGGGACGGAGAGAACAGGTAAATCACAAAAATGCTTTACTATGTTTGGTTTTgaaaaaatcccaaaaaaaagttataaaattttCTAGTGGATCTTGAGCTCAGGTATTTGGTCAAAATTTGCAACTGCTTCACTTaagtttttttttcaatttgagCTAGATGGTTTGATTTCTTTTGTTGCCCTTCTTTGTTTTTTGTTATTTCATTGTGCAATTTTTGATTTATAACTtggttattatattttatttgctCTTTCTACAGTCGTTTGAGAAAAATTAAAAGTAAGTGTTGTTTGTagtgaaaaaatttttttcttttatcaaaatgttagaaaaataaaaggaagtaTCATTAACTTCATCACCCTCACTTGATAAGAATCCACTTGTTTTCTTGTTTGTTAATTAAGTATGAATTTGGTGACTATTTGATTAAGGAATACACAGTTGGTGGCTATTTAGTTAAGTATGAATTTGGTGACTACTTGATAAGAATCCACTTGTTttcctgttgttgttattggtgGTGTTTTTTTAGGGATATTGAAAGATTGATAGAAGTTGAGGATAAATTGGTATTGGTGATTTTTATAcatacttatttttatttttgacattAATAGAGAGATGCTTGAGCCTTTGCTATATATTGCTGTTGCAGTTGGCCTGCACTTGGACGTCTCATACCCTAATTTACTTCCAAAATAGGTATGTCACGTTGCTTTCCCTCCGTGATAGGCTACTATGGTTACTATCTATTTGCAACTTATTCCAAGATATTTCAGAAATTGttataaaattatacaaaatgGTTGAACTCAGAATTTTATATGCATATCTTTAGAATTATCTCTCAGGAATAATGGTGGCGAATTGCATGTGATCAACTTATGCCATATTTCAATATGAAGATGTGACACACCCTTATTCCAagtcttatatattttttttatgattccTTCTTTAATATTTATCATGGCAAGATGCTTTATAATTTGCTTACCTTCTGTTTTTTCGTTATTCATATGATCATACTTGCATATTATTCGTGAAGTGTATTGTAGAGCTTTCCATTTGGTTCTTTTATCCGAGGAAGGCCTAGTACAAGCTTGGGGTGATTTAATGACATTTTTTAATTCCTTTCCTAAAaagttatttttgtttgtttgtaaATTTCATATATACTGTGGTTGCATGTATAGAGATGACATGGCTAATTTGGTTTGAATTCTATTaatgtaatattattttttattgattaatttttttaaatgacatttacatatttttgttaatattttttttggagTGTTTTAGAGTGTATGTAAAAAAGCatatactaatttttttaaattgataaggatatagccacgcttttaaaacgtggcaatatatttttttaattggataatgatacagctacgcttttaaagcgtggcaataggttCATTTCTAGGTACGTTTAAACAAGTGTAGCCTTATTGTTTcttatcggcacgcttttgaagtgtACCCAAAACTAACTttttgggcacgctttaaaagcgtggcgatatgtACACTTATCGGTACGCTTCTCAAGCGTATCTATAGGTTAAGACCTATGGCCATGCTTTTTAAGTGTGGCAAGAGATAAAAGCGTGCCAACAAAAAAAACGTGTCGATAGGTCTACAAAAGCGTGTCGATAGAGCAATCGGCACGCTGGCGGATGTGacgctttcaaaagcgtgccgataacTCAAAAAACGTGGCGAAAAACTATCGATacgtttttttgtatttttttaatacgctttaaaagcatggcagaaaatttattttcttgtagttTGTTCTATGTGTATATATTCTTGATGGTGGCATCACAAATTTGGGAAATGTTATTGTCCTATATATAGCATTTGTCCGCTTCCGATGTCGTTgttttcaaattttgatttgttGATTAAGGACTCAGGTAGGTAGGTAGTCGCAAGTCAAACGAATAGTCAAACCAAGAATAAGTttctttcaaaattttgaaatcataAATACTAATGCAATGTGGGACATGTAGACATATAGGTTGTGTTTATTTTGTTAGATGATTATTAAAGTCAAATATGTGTAGCCAATATTTATTGAAACGATGTAATATATatgtaaaggaaaagtatatggaatcaAGAGgttatcaataaaaatttaaaattaattaagtaaacctaattaaaacttataaaaactttcctcttctctttcacattaacctacccacctccaacaatcacacacacaaacCTCTCTCTCTCACTGTCAGGTCCTCTCCGCCTCCCCACCGCGACCCACTCCTCTTCTATCACCGACATTTGGCTCGTCGGCGAACTCACCAATGCTGCTGGAAACTCCGGCGACTTCCATACTCTCCGCGACGCCCTCAACAAGCGCATCCAAGACAATTGTTTCAACACGAAGTCCACCTTCGACTTCGTCACCAACAAAACCTTCTCCTCTTCCCTCCTCAACTACCTCCTTCAAACTCTATCCACCCTCAACCACGGCGTCACTCGCAAGAACGCGTTCGATTCCCTCATCACGCGCCTCTGCAAGTTCCAGCCCGTCGATGACGCGCTCCACGTCATCGAATATATGGTACGTACCGACGCCGGAGGCTGCCGCCCCAATGCGACCACCTTCTACCCCGTCCTGAATATCCTAACGCGCCAGAAAGTCATAGACCACGCGCGACGCATGGTGGATTTCATGTCCACGCTTGGCGTGAATCTAGATCTGACGGGACACAACTACTTTTTCGTACACTGCTACGCTAGAGACGTGGCTGCTGCTGCTGTAGTTTTGAAGAAGATGGAGGAAGATGGGATTGGTGCGGATGCGCGTACGTTCGACGCGCTTGTGTTGGGCCCGTGTAAGGTTAAGAAGGTGGATGGTGCTATGATGCTAGTGAGAAGGATGGTGGATGATGGAGTTCCTATTAGGTGTTGGGATATTAGGTGCCGTTTTGATTATTAAAGAGACTGCAAACTAcacaattacagaaatataaaaaaaaaacattcatttaatataaaaaaaacatcctaataatacttaacaaaagaaatatccagttatattttagcaaaaataattaaatatctataaaatttaaaaaaaaatatgaaattcttaaagaaatagagacattcacatttgtaatacaaaaaattcgaaaaatatataaaagaacatccatttagtatgaaaaagaaatattCTGATACTTAacagaagaaacatccatatatattaactcgtagagATTTTGAATTCACCCAAAAATATTTAGCTGATTTTTGCCTAATACTCTTTTGATTCCTAGCATTCGTTCGTATGTAAATTACATTGATCTTCTAGCTGCATGTGTGCAGAAATTTATAAAATACGAAAAAATTAATAATGTATTGGTTAACTGTTCGTAAAAAAATGGTGAATTCTCTAAAATTTTTGAATCTGAAGGATGGAGATGGGATTGTGCATTCCCTTTTTTTCGTacaagtttatttttatttttataaatataatcatTTACTTATATAGTAATAAATTAATGtaatggtcccataacaaaacatgttttttaagtttttttaataactgttaaatagtctttatttaattttaattataaattagtcctttatatattatttaattataaaatctattttttatttttttattattcatctatcatgtttattgagaatcaaaaactaaaacaataacaaattagatcttccattaatcgtaataaatattttacaatcTTAATCGATTATAATTTTATCATTGATCCAATTACATACGTATTGGGTTGGAAAAATCGTGTTTGttaaaaattcaatcgattggatgcacgaaccaatcgattgaaatttagACTTCCCaaacttcaatcgattggaattAATACACAATCGATTGAAGTTTGCAAGGCATGTGGGATTTTTCTTATCGGTTTAACTAGGTATCCTTTAAAAATGGTACAATATTCAgccttttattacaataattttaaaaatattttgtatataacATCATACTATTAGATgtgttataattaaaaaataaaaacataatttttATGATTATACCAACTACATCTTCTCTCAAACTCTAGATTTTTTCTTTGCTTCTTTACACACACTAATTAAGTATAAAACAATTTATTTGTAACAATTCTATTGATAAAATCAAATTTGTTCCAATTAAATAAGAATgaaattttcatgtttatttttaaatataattaaaaatgatGAACATGATATTTCATAACATTAATTAAGGACATATATGAAAAGTGGTGATACCTTTCACCAATAAAGACGAGAGGGTGCTTCAGCTGGAAGGTGGTGATACCTTTCACCGATGAAAATGAGAGGAGACTTCAGCTGGAAGGTTCCTGTTTCGTTTGAAATTCACTAATGCAATGTGAAtgttacataaaaaaaaataacaaatcatATTTGTTATGTGAAGTTACGTAAAAGAAGCAAAGTCCTAATAACTAACTATGAAGTGGGAGAGAATTTaggaaaatttttgtttttaatatttaaattaaatttatttatagatATGTATCTAAAAAATAGGAATatgtttcaataaaaaaataattaaatattattaaaggCTGATTAAATGCTGATTAGTGTTGTACAAGTAGCATTTTCCTTttcttattcaatcgattggtcatattacccaatcgattgaaatcaTCAAAGCAATTTGGATTTagttaattcaatcgattggttctgTTACCCCctcaataaattattattttcgaaaattccattttttaactttaattccccaaatatgaatttttttatgcaaagcaAGTTCGCCGCactataatttttatagagtttgcCTAACCCGACGAACTTCAcctcaaattctaaaaaaaatgggTAACTCAAGTTCTTAAACTTCACAATAGACAATGAcaaccattatcatcgtctctGGAGTACATAGGAGTTTACAAGAATATTGGaaaaataatagttttttttaatttaggtttaattactctgcaggtccctatagttttaccgaattttcaattaggtccttatactttttttcttttcaattgggtccttatacatgatttttttttcaatttagtccctgttAACGTTAAACGTTAAAAAAATGTTAGTGTATTAtgaaattacttgtatacccttgaaaagaaaaaataatatatagggacccaattgaaaagaaaaaaagtatagggacctaattgaaaattcactaaaactataaatattcaataaaaGATATTCCTATGATCCCTATTCAATGATTCTACGACATGAAAATATTCCTATAATCCCTTTTATTTTGTCACAatcattcttttgtttatttatatacaaattgtaccaaaaataccttctctttgtttatttttactttcaaaataccttatcttaagGTCATTAAAAAAAACAAGTAATagataaaataaaacagaaatagtAGTAATAAGTATATATAAAACTTTCTACTAACTTCTTGATGGCATTTGATGTCTTCCCCTTGGCAAGGCATTCCATATACTTGCCCAATAATACAAATGTTATGAGCATGGCACTTGTTTCAAAGTATACTGGAGTCCTAAATCCAGTAAGAGCACCCTATAGAAGAGCACAAACAGAATAAGCATAAGATGCAGTAGTTTCTACAGCAACTAGAACATCCATGTTTGTCGAACCGTTTTTAAGAGCTCTGGCAGCAGCAATGTAAAAACGCTTTCCAATCACAAATTGAATGATACTCACCAATTCCCACTTCAACCAATCACTCATAAGGAAAGGCCCGCATCTCCGGAGTAATAAAGGATATATCATTGGTATATGAGGACACACTAGCTTCATGAAGAAGAGAGGAATCTGACATACAACAAGCCAAAAATGAATGTTAAATAGTAGACACACTCATTTTTTAAGAAAATCAAGATTTTTTGTTTGAGAAATAATATCAAATCTTGGTTTGAATCTTTATATGTATTTTCACAAAGATAATCTGACTTGTTttctttaaaaaacaaaaaaaagacaaATGCAAATTTAATCGTAGTATTTTCTATGTGAATATTTTTTCAAAGAGAGAACTGTTTGCACTTAAAATGAGTAGCCATCCAATAAGCACTGCCATGATCTAACAAGTGAATTCACATTGGAttcaaagaaataaaaaaaatgtaagtAGAGTGTAACTATTTGAAGCATACACACGAATTATCAAAGGAAGAATTAAAAACACTCACACTAAGAAGCAAGCTAGATATGAAGAGTCAAAACATAGTTGAGCTATTCTCAACATCTTTAGAAGCCATCCTTGTATAAGGGTTTCTAACACGTAATTTAAATTTTTCATTGCTTCCCCCTTCAATCCCATCAATTAAGTATCTAGGACTGGGAACTTCAGGATCAAAGACAATattccaataaaaaaaaaagtagcaaAAGCCACTACAGCCCTCTTGACTCCTGGAAGATCTCTCAAAATGCCTTCCACAGAATTTACACAGGCCGcacaaacttaaaaaataaataaataagatgttGCTATCAAGTATCAAGATCCATGGACACTGACACTAGTTAAGATTTCTAAAATGGAAATGTGTAAACCCAAGAATCCATGGATCATAGCCATCAACAAAATTtagaatataaatttaaaatataatttgcaAAACAAATAGAAGTTGCATACAATTAAGCAAAATTGAAATTGAACTACAAATTCACACAACTTAAGAATTCACAGCTTGAGAGACAGGAACtgaaaacaactaaaaaaattggaaaaaaataaCACAATATGAATAGAACACCCCTAAAACATTCAGCTTCTCCTTATTCCCAATCTCAGTCAATCAATTCTTCCTCAAAAACCAAGAGATTAAAATGGGACACCAAGATGAAGAAGAAATGTTGAAATATCATCATATCTAAAATATCATTAACTATGTTGATCAATTAATTGGCTAcacaaaagataagaaaatataacAAACACCACAAGTAAAGAGCAATCACAGCTAATTCTTAAATACTTGATATTAGTCTTTTGAAGATCTCACCTGTTCTCTGACCCATCAGCCAAATAAGCTCCATAGCTCCCCACTGAACCTGAGATTAGAATAGGGCGTTTCTTGAATATTCTACCATCAGCATCGACACCCGAAGAGCAGAGCAGCAAGGTGAGGTGCGATCAGGCGAGGGAACGCGACGGAAGTGACACACCACCAACGCGAAGCAGAGCAGAGTAGACGCTAAGGTTCTTCATTTTTGGGACAAAATGCTAAGGGTTAGTTTTGGTATTTTAAAAAGATGGGGTGGATTTAATTAGTAATTCTAATCTAATTAGGAGAATATTCTATTTTTGAACAGAATATTCCGTTATCTCAAACGATTTTGTCATGGcaaggactaaattgaaaaaaaaaattaacgtatagggacccaattaaaagaaaaaaaagtataaggacctaattgaaaattagggaccaacagagtaattaaacctttaattTATAATGAGAAAAAATCCTCGTTAAATATACCTTATTCCCGTATATCTGTGTATTTTTGAagacgatgataatggttgcCATTAATGTTGAAAAAGCCATGCTTGTTATCggtgtatttttgtgtactcaTATGTACTCTTTGTAGACGATGATAATGACTTTAAAAGTTGAGTTTcgttagttttgaaaaaaattcgAGTGAAATTCGCCGTGGTTAGGCAAACTCTATAGAAATTATAGAGTTTGGGAGGTCGGCGAActctataaaaaaatat from Arachis ipaensis cultivar K30076 chromosome B02, Araip1.1, whole genome shotgun sequence harbors:
- the LOC107627789 gene encoding pentatricopeptide repeat-containing protein At2g40240, mitochondrial-like gives rise to the protein MSLFSNFDLLIKDSGPLRLPTATHSSSITDIWLVGELTNAAGNSGDFHTLRDALNKRIQDNCFNTKSTFDFVTNKTFSSSLLNYLLQTLSTLNHGVTRKNAFDSLITRLCKFQPVDDALHVIEYMVRTDAGGCRPNATTFYPVLNILTRQKVIDHARRMVDFMSTLGVNLDLTGHNYFFVHCYARDVAAAAVVLKKMEEDGIGADARTFDALVLGPCKVKKVDGAMMLVRRMVDDGVPIRCWDIRCRFDY